The window CAAAACTGAACGCGTCTCCTCCACCAACCCATTGTACCACATCCACTCCGCACGGCGGTTGATCCGCTCGTACAGCTCTCTTCGGTCCAACTGCAGCCCGACCCAGAGGGCACGGAATAAGCGCTCCCGTGGGGGATAGAGTTGATGTGCTCTCGACAGCGGGATGCCCGTAGCGTAGTAGAACTCCAGTGCCCGCATAAGGCGTCGTGGGTTGCGGTCTGTATAGCGAGCAGCTAACACAGGGTCCACGCGTTGCAGCTCAGCATAGAGGGCCTCCTTCCCCTCCCGCCCTAGTCGGAACTGGAGCTGCTGCCGAATCTCCCGAAGGAAGGGTAACGGGGGCTGCTCAAAGAGCCCATAGTACACCGCATGGACGTAGAACCCAGAACCCCCGACGACACATGGCAGCTTCCCCCGAGCCCAGATTTCAGGAATGAGCCGGAGGGCATCAGCAGCGAATTCGCCGGCACTGTAGGTCTCATCGGGGTTGCGGATATCCACGCAGTAATGAGGAACTCGCTGCCGTTCCTCTACGGTCGGCTTCGCGGTGCCGACGTCTAAGTAGCGGTAGATTTGGCGGGAGTCAGCGGAGATGACCTCCAGCGGCAGCTCCTCCGCCAAGCGGAGAATCGTAGCAGTCTTGCCAGATGCCGTTGGCCCTACGAGGAAGAGGACGTAGGGCGTTCCCGATACAAGAGCTCCTGCCACCCCTCTTTGCCCACAAGGGGCACGAAGCGGAACTCACCGAACTCCTCGTAATGGTAGTCCTGCTCACTGACGCGGCGTACACGCACCAGGATCTGCGACTGTAGCTCCCCGACAGGGATCACCAAGCGCCCACCGAGTGCCAACTGCTCCAGCAACGGCTGAGGAATGCGCGGTGCCCCAGCCGTGACGATGATGCCATCGTACGGCGCGTGCTCCTGCCAGCCGATACTGCCGTCACCGTAGCGCATATGGATCGGGAGCCCCAGCCGGGCAAAGAGTTGGCGCGCCCGTTGATAGAGCTCCCACTGGCACTCCACCGTATAGACCCGCGCCCCCATGAGGGCCAGGAGCGCTGCTTGGTATCCGCTGCCCGTTCCGACTTCCAGGACTTTGTCGCCCGGCTGGACTTCCAGGAGGGACGTCATGAAGGCAACTGTGTAAGGCTGAGAGATCGTCTGGTTGTGTCCCAGCGGGAGCGCTACGTCTTCATAAGCACGGTGGACAAAGGCAGGATGGACGAACAGTTCCCGCGGCAAGCGCTCCATTGCCCCTAGCACGCGTTCATCTCGGATACCGCGGGCCCGAAGGTGCTCAACCAAAGCATGGCGCAGTTCGGCATACGGGTCTATCCGCTGGGAACGCTGCTGGCTCATCGCAACAGAGCTGTCTCGATCCTCTCTTCGACTGCCTCCCCTGTACCGAGAAGCTCCTGAAGCCGCTCACGCAGTTGCGCTGGTGTCAACCGCATCTCCAAGACACCTCCATGCGCGAGCGCAATGTGGCCCGTCTCCTCAGAAACGACGACCACAACGGCGTCTACCTGCTCACTGAGCCCCAAAGCAGCCCGATGGCGCGTCCCGACAGCATATCCACCTACGTGTGTCGTCGCGCTCAGCGGCAAGATACATCGGGCTGCTACCAAGGTCTGCCCCTCGATGACGACAGCCCCATCATGCAACGGTGACCGCGGATTGAAGATGGAGAGCAGCAACTCCTTGGAGACGACAGCCTGGATTGGGACACCTGTCTCCACTACCAGCTTCGTACTCTGCGAGCCAGCGAAGACCACAAGCGCCCCAATGTGCTTCTCGGCCATCTCGCTGACGGCCTCAATGACTTCCTCCACGACCGGAAGGAGCGGAGAGCGGACCAGCAGGCGAAACAGACGCAGGCGCGATAGCTGCACCAGCATACGCCGCAGCTCTGGTTGGAACAGCACAACGAACGCCACGAGCCATATCCCTGAGAGCGTCTGCACAACCCATCCGAAGGCCGTCAGCCCACCAGCTTTCACCAAAGCCCCGAGGAGGAGCAGCACGATGAAGCCCAGCAACACATGGAATGCCAACGTCTGATGGAGGAGCCGGTAGAGCCCATAGAAGAGTGCAGCGACGAGCCCAACGTCTATGAGGTCCGCCACTGTAACCCGCAGGAATCCGAGCCGAAAGAGCTCAATCATTCTGTGTCTGCCGAAGGCGAGGACGCAGCAGCCGCTACCCCGCCACCGACTTGCCGCTGCCGCTGCTCGTACGCCTCGATGATCGAAGCCACCAGGTGATGGCGTACCACATCACGACGGTCAAAGTAGACAAAGGCAATACCCGGCACGTTCTTCAGCACAGCCTGCACATCTACCAATCCAGAGGCCGAAGGCTCTCCAAGGTCGATCTGCGTGATGTCTCCAGTGACGATCGCCTTCGAGTTCCGGCCCAGACGGGTCAAGAACATCTTCATCTGCCCGATCGTGGTGTTCTGCGCCTCGTCTAGGATGAGGAAGGCGTTGCTCAGCGTCCGCCCTCGCATGTATGCTAACGGGATTACCTCTACGGTACGCCGCTCCATCATCGTGCGGAGCTTGTCAGCGCCGAGCATCTCTATGAGGGCATCCATCAGAGGACGCAGGTAGGGGTCTACCTTTTCGTAGAGGTCCCCCGGCAAGAACCCCAAGGACTCACCTGCCTCTACAGCAGGACGCGAGAGGATGATGCGAGCTACCTCACCGTGACGCAACGCAGCCAACGCCATCGCTACCGCCAGGTAGGTCTTCCCTGTCCCTGCCGGCCCAATGGCGAAGACAATATCATGGGTCCGCACCTTCTGCCAGTACTCTAGCTGCTTAGCAGTCCGGGCTCGCACCGGTCCCTGACGCCCGACGAAGATGACATCCTCCTCCCCCTTTACCCCCTCACGAGCAGACGGACAACTCTCCAGCGTCACCAGATCAATCACCATCGCTACATCGTCTGGAGAGAGCCGCCCATTACGGCGGAGCAAGTAGAGAAGCTCTTGGAAGAGGAGCTCCAGTGCTTGGACCTCGCTCGCCTCGCCCCGTAAGATGACCGTATTGCCCCGCACAACGACGGAGCCCCCCAGGCGCTGCTCAATGAGTTGCAGGTAACTGTCGTTTGTCCCCAAGAGTGCCAGCGGGTCAACGTCCAGCAGAGGAATACGCCGCTCACACACTCCCTGTTGTGCCATACCGACGGAGGGAGTACGACGTGCCATCCGGTTGCTTGGTACTTACACGCCTAAAAACGAACGAAGCACTCTCTTCCGTGAGCTTACGCCGGAGATCCGCCGTTCGCTCACACGCATAGTGGAGTACTGTTATTGACCCCGCTTCGGTTCCCGCTCCGTCGGTGATGTCGTTGTCGGTGTCTCGCCTGCTGGAGTCCCCGCCTGAGCCCGTCGCTGCTGCTCCAAACGCTTCTTTCGATAGTAGGCCCGCTCTGCCTTCAGCTCTTCTGACGTCTTCGGCCCCGGCGGTGGCACCCGCAGCACCTGTCCTGGATGAATGATGTCTGGATTGCGAATCTGGTCCGTGTTGGCCTGCCAGATCTTCACCCACTGGAACGGATCACCGTAGATAGTAGGCTTAGCCGAGATGTTCCAGAGGCAGTCGCGGTCGCGGGCCCACGTGCCGACAGTGTACGTCTTGATCTTCGGCTCTCGGTAGAGTCCACGAATGGTGCGTGCCAGTTCTATGATCCGATTGTAGAACTCCGGCAATAGCGCCAACTTCTCAGCTCGCAGGGCATTCAGCTCTGCCTCCAACGTTGCAATCTCCGAGCGCCGCTCTGCCAAAGCCTCATCCGACATCCCCTGATACTGGCGCACCCGCCCCTCTAGGACGCCAAGCCGCTGTCGGAAACGTTCCACATCTGCCTCAGTTGCTCCCAGCAGAGCATACAGCTCATCGTTGCAGCGTCGAATGTCTTGGATGAGTCGGTTCAGCTGCATCTCCAGCTGCTGTACTTCACCGGACGCTGCCTGAAACTGTGCCCGAAGGCGGTTGACTTTCTCTTCCCACTCTCGAATGCGGGCCTCGGCTTCAGCTTTGGTAAGCTGCTCGTCCGGCTTCGTCGGGTCAGGCTGCTGGGCAAGTGCCATTACCACGAGGACAACGTTTCCAAGGACGAGCTTCCACACCATTGCTCTCCCTCCTCTGCTGTCTTACGGCTGCTTCTTGCGTGTTCGAATCTCTACGCCTGGTGTTGCCCCCTCTGTCCCCGAAGGAGATGGTGTATAGTCAGGCCAGACGTTCGGCCATGCTGCCAACTTCTCCTGGACAAAGCGCTTCGCCTCCTGGCATCGGTTGAGCTCTGCCTGCCGACTACTGATCTCCCGCTGCAAGCGGCTCTTGTCGGAATCCTTACGCTGGATATCCTGCAAGAGCTGCCGTTCCTGTGCCCGTAGTTCCCGTAAGCGCTGGAGCTGCTCCTCAGTGATCTTCGGAGTACATCCCCCTACTCCAAGCAGTCCTGCCAGCAGAGTAGCACCAATGGCAACCGGCAGAAGTTTCTGCACCATCACTGGCGCCCTCATGATTGTGTGACTTCCCCATTTGGGCCCCTGCAAACTTATCGGAAAATCCGCAGATTGCTGCGATATCGTCTGGAAACCTCTGTCCTCTCAGCAACAGCTTAACTGCCGATGCTGCCGAGCCCAGCGCTCAGCTAT is drawn from Candidatus Kapaibacterium sp. and contains these coding sequences:
- a CDS encoding PhoH family protein: MARRTPSVGMAQQGVCERRIPLLDVDPLALLGTNDSYLQLIEQRLGGSVVVRGNTVILRGEASEVQALELLFQELLYLLRRNGRLSPDDVAMVIDLVTLESCPSAREGVKGEEDVIFVGRQGPVRARTAKQLEYWQKVRTHDIVFAIGPAGTGKTYLAVAMALAALRHGEVARIILSRPAVEAGESLGFLPGDLYEKVDPYLRPLMDALIEMLGADKLRTMMERRTVEVIPLAYMRGRTLSNAFLILDEAQNTTIGQMKMFLTRLGRNSKAIVTGDITQIDLGEPSASGLVDVQAVLKNVPGIAFVYFDRRDVVRHHLVASIIEAYEQRQRQVGGGVAAAASSPSADTE
- the miaA gene encoding tRNA (adenosine(37)-N6)-dimethylallyltransferase MiaA, which encodes MAGALVSGTPYVLFLVGPTASGKTATILRLAEELPLEVISADSRQIYRYLDVGTAKPTVEERQRVPHYCVDIRNPDETYSAGEFAADALRLIPEIWARGKLPCVVGGSGFYVHAVYYGLFEQPPLPFLREIRQQLQFRLGREGKEALYAELQRVDPVLAARYTDRNPRRLMRALEFYYATGIPLSRAHQLYPPRERLFRALWVGLQLDRRELYERINRRAEWMWYNGLVEETRSVLAMGYAPEAPGLNTHGYKECVEYLQGRLSAGEALRQMQRRTRQYAKRQLTWFRRYQHIHWIPGASDPAAVVPKLLELLQDWIPKGLGPSVA
- a CDS encoding protein-L-isoaspartate(D-aspartate) O-methyltransferase; this encodes MSQQRSQRIDPYAELRHALVEHLRARGIRDERVLGAMERLPRELFVHPAFVHRAYEDVALPLGHNQTISQPYTVAFMTSLLEVQPGDKVLEVGTGSGYQAALLALMGARVYTVECQWELYQRARQLFARLGLPIHMRYGDGSIGWQEHAPYDGIIVTAGAPRIPQPLLEQLALGGRLVIPVGELQSQILVRVRRVSEQDYHYEEFGEFRFVPLVGKEGWQELLYRERPTSSSS
- a CDS encoding LysM peptidoglycan-binding domain-containing protein gives rise to the protein MVWKLVLGNVVLVVMALAQQPDPTKPDEQLTKAEAEARIREWEEKVNRLRAQFQAASGEVQQLEMQLNRLIQDIRRCNDELYALLGATEADVERFRQRLGVLEGRVRQYQGMSDEALAERRSEIATLEAELNALRAEKLALLPEFYNRIIELARTIRGLYREPKIKTYTVGTWARDRDCLWNISAKPTIYGDPFQWVKIWQANTDQIRNPDIIHPGQVLRVPPPGPKTSEELKAERAYYRKKRLEQQRRAQAGTPAGETPTTTSPTEREPKRGQ
- the cdaA gene encoding diadenylate cyclase CdaA, producing MIELFRLGFLRVTVADLIDVGLVAALFYGLYRLLHQTLAFHVLLGFIVLLLLGALVKAGGLTAFGWVVQTLSGIWLVAFVVLFQPELRRMLVQLSRLRLFRLLVRSPLLPVVEEVIEAVSEMAEKHIGALVVFAGSQSTKLVVETGVPIQAVVSKELLLSIFNPRSPLHDGAVVIEGQTLVAARCILPLSATTHVGGYAVGTRHRAALGLSEQVDAVVVVVSEETGHIALAHGGVLEMRLTPAQLRERLQELLGTGEAVEERIETALLR